DNA sequence from the Macrobrachium nipponense isolate FS-2020 chromosome 41, ASM1510439v2, whole genome shotgun sequence genome:
AGTCGCCTTCATCATTGTCAAAATGTTTTCACAACTAAATATACATCAGCCtcagtaaaataatttttcatagcCTGCGTGACCATTTGGTAAAAGATTTACACCCTCCAGGTGAATAACTAATTGTACAAGAATCACAATCTAAAgctttgaaaattacacatttttaaCCGGTTCATCATTCAGCCAACTTCACCAGATGCAGCAAAGATGAACCTCTGGACAGGCAACTTTAACGTGTTCAGCCACATCAAAATTCTAAGCAgatggcttatatatatagaatatatatatatatatatatctatatacttaccAAACTCAACAAGACTCCCGTAAATCTAGATActatgaactaaaaggatataTCTAAAGCGCGCATGCCGCCCTTCATGTGAGTGCACGCAGCGAGCGTGCATGGCTATTAATTACTTTATAGGAATTCAACCGTAAAATGACAACTTCCAAAAACTAAATACCGAAAATAATTGGCCATtgataataaaatggaacattagTTAAGATGAATGAGAATATTCACAactattattttaattatgtcAACTGATTTCATTACAACGCAAGAATTAAATGCATGGAATCTGAGCGCGGCGTTCCAGGGCTCTGGTGGCGGTAAAGACTGTTAAGATTCCAGATGTAGAAGAAAGTAGTGGAGGAATCTAACTGTCCAAACAAGTTATAGAAAGCTTACATTTCTCTGAAAGTGAATACTCTCAATCAAAAACAAGAAACCAATATATGAACAATCAAACCAGTTACTAAAAAACTGAAAGCCAATAGGTATCTAACAATGCCACTGTGTCTCTAACAATCCCAAAGGTTAACACtatcaaaaaatatgaaaaaacaaacaccCTAAAACTCCATCAAAAGTCCTCGGTTCTTCTAACATAACTGTCTTAGTTGAATGGGAGGTGAAGGTAATATTTATCAAGACACTTGGAGATGTGAATATCATCACAGCAAACAAGTCACTGAACACCAAAATCTCAAGACTAACACACTCTTGAAAGGGTCGTCGTCTCATGGCGATGAACTACGGTTCAACTACCAGCAAGTTCTGATCGGAATGTCGACTGGTGATGGAGAGCAGGTAGCTAAACACATTAGCTCCATACCAATGTGATCACTAATGACGTATTAAAACAAAGACCGACTCTGAGACTCTGAGTATGAGCGGTAACAACGATAATTACTATTAACACCCTTAGATTTCGTTAGGATGTTACGAGGAtaatttgtttccttttccaCGTCAAGGAAGCAGAAGTAAAGGAAGGACTGCTAGACAAGAAGACATCCGGAAACAGCCATCTATTGTTAAGTTTATACCTGCTTAACAGATGCAGAGCCATCTGTTGTGCAATTTTATAAGTGCATATTGTATTAGTTTAATGTACTTGCTTTAGTGCAAGTGGCCTTATAAATGGGACAAAAATGCCTTAAAATCTACTTAAAAGTTGATATCTAAAACTGACATCAAAAGTAACTATTCTAGAGGAATTTCTTCACAGTGGCCTTCATCAAGGTATATGGAATAATTTCCAGCTATTTGAAATAGCTTACAGCGAATCAATACTTATCATCAGAATAATAAAAGAGATTATTCGAATTTATGTTGTGATATTTCGTAATGCTAATGTGGTGCATTTATTGCCTTGTTTGTTTGTAGGGATAACTGAGAATTATTTGGGATCCCGCTGTTTTGTTACAGAGACACTAGATATAAAGAGATAGATAATCCCACATTACTTTCAACTTTCTCTAATCTTGCGAGATCGGGCAGGTCGAAGTCCTAATCGTGGAATTTGTTTGAAGATATGTAGGCAAGTGTGCGTGGGCGCACGCGCAGGGCTTGTACCATCATTTTTTTACTTccttaaaaaatttaatatgataTTCAAGAAATGTTAAGGAAAGACTCTTGCAATCAATCTATCTGACGTTAAGTAGCAGGAAGATTTGTCTTCATTGCAAGGCTAAACTAATTGTTGACTTTTACTGGTTGAgtaattattttcactttcagtGATATTTCACGCTCAAATCTATTTGTTACTTCTTAGGaattttacttattcattgtTCTGTTTCGTTTAAACAGACTTTCATATGGAATTTGCCCCTATACAAACGTTTAAAGAAACACTCATATGGAATTTGCCACTGTACAGAAGTGAAAATACACCAGAATGATACAAATAATACTGTTACCTCTATTTTATTGAAAAACGTATCAGTCCTCAGACATTTATTTCCCTGCGATTCAAACTGAATGTTATCTTCGTTCGCCAAATTCATGCCAAAGTTTCATCTTAAATGAGTAGATTCAGACGACACTGAAGAAACGGAGGAGACTACAATACAACCTCGTATAGTGGAATAAAGTAATAACCAGCCACCAGCTCTTCTTTCTCAAAGGAAAAACCTAAGCCATCTTAATCCTAAATGAACTTTTAAGGCAGCCCTCACCCACAGCCAGTACTCAGTTATCATCTGTCAACAGAAGGGAAAGCAACGATGATTTTACTCGTCGTCTTGGTTCTGCTCGGCCTTGTGGGTAAGTGTCTCAACGGGTATGCTCGTTTAAATCTCTGAAGTTTTTGTTGAACTGCCTGTGACTAGTTTTATATGTTCTagatatattatggatatatatatatatattatgtatatatgatatattatatatatatatatatatatatatatatatatatatacagagatattaAAATATTCACGAGTAGTTTGATAGAAGCTTCAGAGCTATTATTGAgctaatagactatatatatatattatatatatatatatatatatatatatatatatatatatatatatatatataggctgccGCCACCACGGTCGACTAACTGCTATATGCATAACTCGTCGTTTACGTAAAATGAACCGCAACTGATGTGACGAGACTAATCATCAGCAAGTTATGATATAAAAACTGCTCTCATTTGCTCTCCTTTTATCATGAAACTTATACTTTTACGTCTTTTCTgtttgtcaagaaaaaaaaaagctatgccTCAATGGCTTATTATAGGTTAAGGCAGAGTTCCCAAATCGGGGGCCGGAATGCTCATTATGCGGGTCATAGACAGGTCATGGGGTCGCCGAGGTACCCCTAGGGaatgtttgtttggtgtttttacgttgcatggaaccggtggttattcagcaacgggaccaacggctttacgtgacttccgaaccacgtcgagagtgaacttctaccaccagaaatacacatctctcacccctcagtggaatgcccgagaaccccCATGAAATGGGTGCACAAAACATCAAAGAAGCGGGTACAAACAATCATGTTAAATTTAATGTTCGGCAGAGTAACAGTTACTAGTAGTCTcattgagggaaaaaaatgataaataataattgtttaaagtatatatatatactatatatatatatatatatatatagatatatatatatatatatatatatatatatatatatattatatatatatatatatgcatatattccgATCATCATTTTAGCTATGCCTTAGTTAAACCCAAATTAGAATGATTTCTTATAGCTTCTGTATTTCATATTCACGCGTTTTCTTCTCTCATTTAAATACTCCTCATTTCTTTCCTCTGGATATTGGTAACAGTTTTACAGCAATTGATCAATTATCGTACAAACAGTCTTATGGGGAAAAAGGCAAtaaatttccatataaaaaaacaatttctttataTGAATCAAGATCCATCTTGTGTAATCAAACATGTAATGGTCTAGATAAGCCCGGCACTTTCGTACCTCCTGTTATTTATTTAGACAATTCCTTCACCTGACAAGGTAATCCTTATTATTTCTGTCAATGATAAGGCCCGGCTTTATTTGTGTGCCTGTGTGACGTAAGTGGAACGAAGATTATGTCAGCCGTCTTTATACAATACGTTATCGTAGGTCGAGCTATCAGCTCACGAAGACCATTCGTGGACGCCTCCGAATTTTTTAAGGACGCCGGGAGGAGCAACTTGATGGCCTCTTCCAGCTATAGGACAGTAAAATAAGAGGTTATGATGGGCAGGAAAACCAGGAGGAGGACGAGAATTCCAAAAACTTAGGAGCTGCATCATATAATCCATTGACTATCTGATAAATagaatctccagtcagcaatatcacagtatttcagagggtttcgtgatacatcttagtagacatcatagtttatttaagagaCGTTTCGCTCacaaaaaacacggtgcatcatcagtctgtggaaataaaaacaattacattataaaaggaattcacaataaatactaaaaatattgcaTCATTAAAGTAACttgaaagttaaaagttaaagattttaaaacaaggcaaaagaaccaagagagagagaactaaaaacaccaaccatccagggtAAGACCGTAAGAGACAGAGAAGTAATGGtaaactttggcgttccaaacaaggacgacagctatgccagatacaaaggtgaagccgtagtgttactgttcaatgaaggaaccaaccttttaatgagtaaggactctaaggtagttaagtgctctgggtccctatttgataaataaatgtgGGGAAAGGTGGCCAGACAGGTTTTATAGAATTCTGGCAGCTCATTTTGAATTTACTGTACTAGCTACACCTTGATAAAAATGACAGAATTCGAAGCAAGAGAATTCTATAAGGTCTACGGTATTATTCTTGTGTTCTAATACATAAGaataatttttccatttgaaattgagCCCCAAGCATAAAttcaaaaatattctttatacaCTTTAAAATGTATGATATCCTAAAATGTAAGTCTCTTACTGCAAGAATACCTCTGACAATTTCTTACTGATAAACGAATATCAAAAGTCAGTCATTTCAGCGTAGAGTACCTGAGATGAAAgacgtatttttttttgtttcttcgtcCCTCTTTTAACAGGGCCCGCCAtgatgtatcaaaatgcaagcaTTATCGGAGGTGTGGAGGCCCTCCCAGGAGAATTTCCTTACGTGATTAGTCTAATTGACGTCAGATTTGGCACGAGGATACACTTCTGCGGAGGCGCCGTTTACAAGAATCACTGGGCCATCACTGCTGCTCACTGCGTCCATACCTTTGAAGCCAGTGACATTCAAGTAAGTGTTCGCCTTTATCGATAAATCGCCTCATATTCACCTGAATTGCTTGCCTAGTTCCCAGTGAAGAAATGTTTTTGGATATGAAATGTCACAGATGGCTGAAAGCAATATCACCTGATTAAAACTTTACTTGATTCAAAGTTTCTTGGCTTGCAGCAGTtaaaagatacaagggaacagaaAGTTCGCTGTCATCTTTCAACACCTGCACTCATGATAGAATtaaaaatttctgaaattttaCAGATCTCATACCTGGCATTAATAACTCCTTGCTTCAGATTTACTCAGAAACGTTAGAAACAGATCAGAGATATCCTTAGTCAAACAGCATTTGAACAAGAGCCTCTTGCCCGCGTTCATGAGATATCTTTCCCATGATCATACCAAATGGTAGACCTTGCAAGAGGATTAGATTTACTCTATTCAacgagaattgttttttttttttatcaatagtaGTATCACCTGAGGATCCTGGAAAAATATAGACGATATTTGTGTCGAATCTTTACCCGTAAAACATTTCTGGTTTTAAGACTTTTTAGGAGAAACTATTCCCTATGAAATACACAGGTCTTGAATCTCTTCATTGACATGCCTGGTTTAACTAACATTCATACGGTTCAAAAGAATACATAATTATGAAGCCTGTCAGATATTTCAAATCCTTGCTATTGAAATGGATAGTTAGTTATAATGCTATGAATGGCTAGTTTTTGCTATTAGGATTATAACTTTTGTAAATTACTTTTGACACTCGGACTCTTTGTAGGCCTGTAAAACAGACTGAAATGTCTGTTGATGTGAAAAGATAATCACTGGATACATGTTCCGAAAACAAGAAGTTTTGACTTTCCTTttagaaatgaaaaagtaaagtTGGCCACCGTGAAAAGCTTCAGTTCTATCTTGTATCCCATCAGGTCGTAGCAGGTGAACATGATAGAAGCAGAGACGAGGGTTTCGAGCAATACGGGAAAGTTGCAAGCATAACGAAGCATCCGCATTACAACGCAAACACTATGAACAACGACATTGCATTACTTAAGCTAGTGAAGGCTCTGCAGTTTGACGATTACGTTCAGCCAGTCACACTAGCTGAGAAGACTGATCCTTTGCCACAGGAATTTACGCTGGTTGGTTGGGGATCGAACACAGAGGACGGAGACCCAGTTAACGTCCTTCATAAAGTAACTGTTCCCAGGTGGAACGAGGCAGACTGCCTGGATGCCCTTAAAGACCACTACTATTCTCCAGGAAAAGAAACCATCTGCGCTGGGTCAGAACAGGGAGATGGTTGCTTGGGAGACGATGGCGGTCCCTTGGTTACTGGCAATAAGGCTTTTGGACTGGCTTCGTGGAGCGTTGGCTGCGGTAGGCCTAACACTCCCGCTGTTTATACAGCGCTCTCGGACTACATTGCCTGGATAGAA
Encoded proteins:
- the LOC135212666 gene encoding trypsin-1-like, coding for MILLVVLVLLGLVGPAMMYQNASIIGGVEALPGEFPYVISLIDVRFGTRIHFCGGAVYKNHWAITAAHCVHTFEASDIQVVAGEHDRSRDEGFEQYGKVASITKHPHYNANTMNNDIALLKLVKALQFDDYVQPVTLAEKTDPLPQEFTLVGWGSNTEDGDPVNVLHKVTVPRWNEADCLDALKDHYYSPGKETICAGSEQGDGCLGDDGGPLVTGNKAFGLASWSVGCGRPNTPAVYTALSDYIAWIEEATN